The genomic stretch GCAAGAGGAGGCCAGGGTGCCTGGACAGCATCTCAATTTCTGGCATCAGCTGCACTAAGCGTAAATAAATACTTTCAGTCTTTTCCTGAATTCGGAGCTGAAAGGGAGGGTGCTCCTATCGTAGCCTATACCAAAATTTCTGATGTTCCAATAAAAAATTATTCTCAAATAGATGAACCAGATGCAGTTGTTGTTTTAGATCCTACACTTTTTTCACAAACGCCTTTCTTGGTGGGCCTTAAAAGTGATGGCTTTTTAATTGTGAATTATCCCGGTGAGCCTGAGAAGTTAAGAGAAGAGCTTAAGATTTCATCTGGAATAAAATTGTTTACAGTTAATGCTACAAAAATAGCTCTTGAAACCTTAAAAAGACCAATAACTAATACAACTATGGCAGGTGCATTGGTCAGAGCAACTGGCATATTAAGTTTTGATGATGTTATAAACGAAATGGTAAGAAGTTTTACGGGCAAATTTAAGCAAGAGGTTATTGATGCCAATGTTTCTGCTATAAAAAGGGCATATGAGGAGGTGAAACAGGGATGAATAAAGATATAAAGAGAATTGAAACCCCCTGTGAAGTGAAGTTAGGCTGGAAGGATATTCCTGTTGGAGGAAGTTTGGTGGGTGGTTCTAATTCGACCTGTCTTAAAACAGGCACATGGAGAATGCAACATCCAAAAGTAAATAAAGATAAATGTACGAATTGTATGACGTGTTGGCTTTTCTGTCCAGACATGTCAATTGTGGTAGCTAAGGAAAGCGAAAAATATGAAATGTTAGGCTTTGACCCTGTACACTGCAAGGGGTGCGGAGTTTGTAGCAAGGTCTGTCCTGTAAATGCCATAGAAATGGTATTGGGTGCAGATTTTGAAAATACTGAAAAGCCATTTTTGAAATAATGGAGGGTCATATGGCGAGAAAAAATGTTGGTTTAACTGGAGATTATGCAGTAGCAGAAGCAATGAGACAAATTGATCCCGATGTAGTTGCAGTTTATCCTATTACCCCTCAAACCTTAATCGTTGAGAGGTTTGGAGAATTTGTTGCTGACGGGATTGTTCATACTGAATTTGTGACAGTAGAGTCTGAACATTCGGCACTTTCGGCATGTTGTGGTTCGGTGGCTGCAGGAGCTAGAACAATGACTTGTACTTCCTCTCAAGGTCTTGCCCTTATGCATGAGATTCTTTACATTGCAGCAGGGAATAGGCATCCAATCATAATGATCGATGTTAACAGAGCGCTTTCTGCTCCTATAAACATTCACGGAGATCACAGCGACACTATGGGTTCAAGGGATGCTGGCTGGATTCACCTTTACTGTTTTAATGGACAGGAAGCTTATGATTCAACGATAATTGCCACAAGAATTGCTGAAAATTCTAAGGTTTATCTGCCTGTTATTGTTGGCCTTGATGCTTTTAGCATTTCTCACAATACAGAGAGAATAGAATTATTAGACGACCAAGAGGTTAAAGATTTTGTTGGAGAGTTTGATCCTCCATATTCTCTCTTAA from Thermodesulfobium sp. 4217-1 encodes the following:
- a CDS encoding 2-oxoacid:acceptor oxidoreductase family protein codes for the protein MKSYWEIRWHARGGQGAWTASQFLASAALSVNKYFQSFPEFGAEREGAPIVAYTKISDVPIKNYSQIDEPDAVVVLDPTLFSQTPFLVGLKSDGFLIVNYPGEPEKLREELKISSGIKLFTVNATKIALETLKRPITNTTMAGALVRATGILSFDDVINEMVRSFTGKFKQEVIDANVSAIKRAYEEVKQG
- a CDS encoding 4Fe-4S binding protein, whose translation is MNKDIKRIETPCEVKLGWKDIPVGGSLVGGSNSTCLKTGTWRMQHPKVNKDKCTNCMTCWLFCPDMSIVVAKESEKYEMLGFDPVHCKGCGVCSKVCPVNAIEMVLGADFENTEKPFLK
- a CDS encoding transketolase C-terminal domain-containing protein gives rise to the protein MARKNVGLTGDYAVAEAMRQIDPDVVAVYPITPQTLIVERFGEFVADGIVHTEFVTVESEHSALSACCGSVAAGARTMTCTSSQGLALMHEILYIAAGNRHPIIMIDVNRALSAPINIHGDHSDTMGSRDAGWIHLYCFNGQEAYDSTIIATRIAENSKVYLPVIVGLDAFSISHNTERIELLDDQEVKDFVGEFDPPYSLLNLKQPVSVGAYFLPDYYMEARKNLQETIQNAKKVIVEIHEEYNKKFGKNIPAIMETYKMEDAEYAILAMSSITGVAMLAVDELRSKGIKVGVIRLRLFRPFPAEELYEAISNLKGLAVVERADAYGGASAPIFSELSGACANKKKMPLMANYIIGLGGRDVKIKDMANIFENLMGNVDKGEVKDLRQYIGVKG